One segment of Channa argus isolate prfri chromosome 17, Channa argus male v1.0, whole genome shotgun sequence DNA contains the following:
- the gpatch2 gene encoding G patch domain-containing protein 2 isoform X1 produces MFRAANLKTIGKAGTGWHFRRTMDELVHDLVSALEESSEQAARGGFGDGGDHALAVGCLLKRQARKRRGRKRRSDNPHPPWEAGHLSEGSESSVEEHKDYRGSIGGVSAANSHARDNSDSDEQLGPKRRTPITADVGRSKRPLWPDDLAVLGSTEGTRSLRRRRKVKRMAVDPPVEPEPPSCTMLGPPPVPKARLGGRSHRVGANEGRGAMELCGGSLVGGKNRVKKRKLAMHRLGVEATDEGVVVESEDISSPIEGSKDKMELEEHKGSDEDMSDRCETSSVSNSSDGGLYTNDEGRQGDDEQSDWFYEGEPGSGSGPGGACGIAGVVPWWERETAPEELDLADPVFNSILTGSFPLMSPGAQRGFQARLSRLHGNQQASDAGLQGSSSQGFNERLSRQTQDSHDPWFSSGSRREHGQLHWDPRTDRGHRRSCSVKTASRQTSGHLGSLCTGDVKRRRKAAPLGSIAPSGVVGENAPPIPDTNMGNRMLQSMGWSPGMGLGPEGRGITEPVRATQRPKGTGLGFN; encoded by the exons ATGTTCCGTGCAGCTAATCTAAAAACCATCGGCAAAGCGGGAACCGGCTG GCACTTTCGCCGGACGATGGATGAGCTGGTCCATGACTTGGTATCAGCACTGGAAGAGAGCTCTGAGCAAGCTGCGCGAGGTGGTTTTGGTGATGGAGGAGATCATGCACTGGCAGTGGGCTGTCTGCTGAAGAGGCAGGCTCGGAAGCGGAGGGGTAGAAAACGACGCTCGGACAACCCACACCCGCCCTGGGAGGCAGGGCACCTTAGTGAGGGTTCAGAGTCAAGTGTGGAAGAACACAAG GACTACCGTGGCAGTATTGGAGGTGTTTCAGCTGCCAACAGCCATGCTCGTGACAATAGTGACTCAGATGAACAACTTGGCCCCAAACGGCGTACCCCTATCACAGCTGACGTGGGGCGAAGCAAGCGGCCACTTTGGCCAGATGACCTGGCTGTCCTGGGATCTACAGAGGGAACTCGCAGTCTCAGGCGGCGGCGTAAGGTCAAACGCATGGCTGTAGACCCACCTGTAGAACCAGAACCTCCCTCCTGCACCATGCTTGGGCCTCCACCTGTCCCAAAAGCCCGTCTTGGAGGCAGGTCGCATAGAGTGGGTGCAAATGAGGGAAGAGGGGCAATGGAGCTCTGCGGAGGTAGCCTGGTAGGAGGGAAGAACAGGGTGAAGAAGAGGAAATTAGCCATGCACAGACTGGGTGTAGAGGCTACAGATGAAGGGGTTGTGGTGGAGAGTGAGGACATTTCTTCACCAATTGAAGGGTCCAAGGACAAGATGGAGTTGGAGGAGCACAAGGGCTCAGATGAAGACATGAGTGACAGGTG TGAAACCAGCAGTGTCAGTAACAGCAGTGACGGGGGCCTCTACACCAATGATGAGGGGAGACAAG GTGACGACGAACAGAGTGACTGGTTCTATGAAGGTGAGCCAGGCTCTGGTTCAGGGCCTGGAGGTGCATGTGGAATAGCAGGAGTGGTTCCCTGGTGGGAGAGGGAGACGGCGCCAGAAGAGCTGGACCTAGCTGACCCCGTCTTCAATAGCATCCTCACAGGCTCCTTCCCACTTATGAGCCCTGGAGCACAAAGAG GTTTCCAGGCAAGGCTGAGTCGTCTCCATGGAAACCAGCAGGCGTCTGATGCGGGGTTGCAAGGCAGCTCCAGCCAAGGCTTCAATGAAAGACTGAGCAGGCAAACCCAGGACTCCCACGA TCCGTGGTTTAGCTCCGGCTCAAGGAGAGAACACGGACAG ttgCATTGGGATCCACGGACAGACAGAGGGCATCGTAGAAGCTGTTCAGTAAAAACAGCCAGCAG ACAGACCAGTGGGCACCTCGGCTCTCTGTGTACAGGAGATGTCAAGCGGAGGCGAAAAGCAGCCCCACTCGGTTCCATTGCCCCCTCAG GAGTTGTCGGGGAGAATGCACCTCCCATTCCTGACACAAACATGGGGAACCGCATGTTGCAGAGCATGGGCTGGAGCCCCGGGATGGGTCTGGGTCCAGAGGGAAGAGGCATCACCGAGCCCGTCCGGGCCACGCAGAGACCAAAAGGCACAGGTCTTGGTTTCAACTGA
- the gpatch2 gene encoding G patch domain-containing protein 2 isoform X2: protein MFRAANLKTIGKAGTGWHFRRTMDELVHDLVSALEESSEQAARGGFGDGGDHALAVGCLLKRQARKRRGRKRRSDNPHPPWEAGHLSEGSESSVEEHKDYRGSIGGVSAANSHARDNSDSDEQLGPKRRTPITADVGRSKRPLWPDDLAVLGSTEGTRSLRRRRKVKRMAVDPPVEPEPPSCTMLGPPPVPKARLGGRSHRVGANEGRGAMELCGGSLVGGKNRVKKRKLAMHRLGVEATDEGVVVESEDISSPIEGSKDKMELEEHKGSDEDMSDSETSSVSNSSDGGLYTNDEGRQGDDEQSDWFYEGEPGSGSGPGGACGIAGVVPWWERETAPEELDLADPVFNSILTGSFPLMSPGAQRGFQARLSRLHGNQQASDAGLQGSSSQGFNERLSRQTQDSHDPWFSSGSRREHGQLHWDPRTDRGHRRSCSVKTASRQTSGHLGSLCTGDVKRRRKAAPLGSIAPSGVVGENAPPIPDTNMGNRMLQSMGWSPGMGLGPEGRGITEPVRATQRPKGTGLGFN, encoded by the exons ATGTTCCGTGCAGCTAATCTAAAAACCATCGGCAAAGCGGGAACCGGCTG GCACTTTCGCCGGACGATGGATGAGCTGGTCCATGACTTGGTATCAGCACTGGAAGAGAGCTCTGAGCAAGCTGCGCGAGGTGGTTTTGGTGATGGAGGAGATCATGCACTGGCAGTGGGCTGTCTGCTGAAGAGGCAGGCTCGGAAGCGGAGGGGTAGAAAACGACGCTCGGACAACCCACACCCGCCCTGGGAGGCAGGGCACCTTAGTGAGGGTTCAGAGTCAAGTGTGGAAGAACACAAG GACTACCGTGGCAGTATTGGAGGTGTTTCAGCTGCCAACAGCCATGCTCGTGACAATAGTGACTCAGATGAACAACTTGGCCCCAAACGGCGTACCCCTATCACAGCTGACGTGGGGCGAAGCAAGCGGCCACTTTGGCCAGATGACCTGGCTGTCCTGGGATCTACAGAGGGAACTCGCAGTCTCAGGCGGCGGCGTAAGGTCAAACGCATGGCTGTAGACCCACCTGTAGAACCAGAACCTCCCTCCTGCACCATGCTTGGGCCTCCACCTGTCCCAAAAGCCCGTCTTGGAGGCAGGTCGCATAGAGTGGGTGCAAATGAGGGAAGAGGGGCAATGGAGCTCTGCGGAGGTAGCCTGGTAGGAGGGAAGAACAGGGTGAAGAAGAGGAAATTAGCCATGCACAGACTGGGTGTAGAGGCTACAGATGAAGGGGTTGTGGTGGAGAGTGAGGACATTTCTTCACCAATTGAAGGGTCCAAGGACAAGATGGAGTTGGAGGAGCACAAGGGCTCAGATGAAGACATGAGTGACAG TGAAACCAGCAGTGTCAGTAACAGCAGTGACGGGGGCCTCTACACCAATGATGAGGGGAGACAAG GTGACGACGAACAGAGTGACTGGTTCTATGAAGGTGAGCCAGGCTCTGGTTCAGGGCCTGGAGGTGCATGTGGAATAGCAGGAGTGGTTCCCTGGTGGGAGAGGGAGACGGCGCCAGAAGAGCTGGACCTAGCTGACCCCGTCTTCAATAGCATCCTCACAGGCTCCTTCCCACTTATGAGCCCTGGAGCACAAAGAG GTTTCCAGGCAAGGCTGAGTCGTCTCCATGGAAACCAGCAGGCGTCTGATGCGGGGTTGCAAGGCAGCTCCAGCCAAGGCTTCAATGAAAGACTGAGCAGGCAAACCCAGGACTCCCACGA TCCGTGGTTTAGCTCCGGCTCAAGGAGAGAACACGGACAG ttgCATTGGGATCCACGGACAGACAGAGGGCATCGTAGAAGCTGTTCAGTAAAAACAGCCAGCAG ACAGACCAGTGGGCACCTCGGCTCTCTGTGTACAGGAGATGTCAAGCGGAGGCGAAAAGCAGCCCCACTCGGTTCCATTGCCCCCTCAG GAGTTGTCGGGGAGAATGCACCTCCCATTCCTGACACAAACATGGGGAACCGCATGTTGCAGAGCATGGGCTGGAGCCCCGGGATGGGTCTGGGTCCAGAGGGAAGAGGCATCACCGAGCCCGTCCGGGCCACGCAGAGACCAAAAGGCACAGGTCTTGGTTTCAACTGA
- the gpatch2 gene encoding G patch domain-containing protein 2 isoform X3 has protein sequence MDELVHDLVSALEESSEQAARGGFGDGGDHALAVGCLLKRQARKRRGRKRRSDNPHPPWEAGHLSEGSESSVEEHKDYRGSIGGVSAANSHARDNSDSDEQLGPKRRTPITADVGRSKRPLWPDDLAVLGSTEGTRSLRRRRKVKRMAVDPPVEPEPPSCTMLGPPPVPKARLGGRSHRVGANEGRGAMELCGGSLVGGKNRVKKRKLAMHRLGVEATDEGVVVESEDISSPIEGSKDKMELEEHKGSDEDMSDRCETSSVSNSSDGGLYTNDEGRQGDDEQSDWFYEGEPGSGSGPGGACGIAGVVPWWERETAPEELDLADPVFNSILTGSFPLMSPGAQRGFQARLSRLHGNQQASDAGLQGSSSQGFNERLSRQTQDSHDPWFSSGSRREHGQLHWDPRTDRGHRRSCSVKTASRQTSGHLGSLCTGDVKRRRKAAPLGSIAPSGVVGENAPPIPDTNMGNRMLQSMGWSPGMGLGPEGRGITEPVRATQRPKGTGLGFN, from the exons ATGGATGAGCTGGTCCATGACTTGGTATCAGCACTGGAAGAGAGCTCTGAGCAAGCTGCGCGAGGTGGTTTTGGTGATGGAGGAGATCATGCACTGGCAGTGGGCTGTCTGCTGAAGAGGCAGGCTCGGAAGCGGAGGGGTAGAAAACGACGCTCGGACAACCCACACCCGCCCTGGGAGGCAGGGCACCTTAGTGAGGGTTCAGAGTCAAGTGTGGAAGAACACAAG GACTACCGTGGCAGTATTGGAGGTGTTTCAGCTGCCAACAGCCATGCTCGTGACAATAGTGACTCAGATGAACAACTTGGCCCCAAACGGCGTACCCCTATCACAGCTGACGTGGGGCGAAGCAAGCGGCCACTTTGGCCAGATGACCTGGCTGTCCTGGGATCTACAGAGGGAACTCGCAGTCTCAGGCGGCGGCGTAAGGTCAAACGCATGGCTGTAGACCCACCTGTAGAACCAGAACCTCCCTCCTGCACCATGCTTGGGCCTCCACCTGTCCCAAAAGCCCGTCTTGGAGGCAGGTCGCATAGAGTGGGTGCAAATGAGGGAAGAGGGGCAATGGAGCTCTGCGGAGGTAGCCTGGTAGGAGGGAAGAACAGGGTGAAGAAGAGGAAATTAGCCATGCACAGACTGGGTGTAGAGGCTACAGATGAAGGGGTTGTGGTGGAGAGTGAGGACATTTCTTCACCAATTGAAGGGTCCAAGGACAAGATGGAGTTGGAGGAGCACAAGGGCTCAGATGAAGACATGAGTGACAGGTG TGAAACCAGCAGTGTCAGTAACAGCAGTGACGGGGGCCTCTACACCAATGATGAGGGGAGACAAG GTGACGACGAACAGAGTGACTGGTTCTATGAAGGTGAGCCAGGCTCTGGTTCAGGGCCTGGAGGTGCATGTGGAATAGCAGGAGTGGTTCCCTGGTGGGAGAGGGAGACGGCGCCAGAAGAGCTGGACCTAGCTGACCCCGTCTTCAATAGCATCCTCACAGGCTCCTTCCCACTTATGAGCCCTGGAGCACAAAGAG GTTTCCAGGCAAGGCTGAGTCGTCTCCATGGAAACCAGCAGGCGTCTGATGCGGGGTTGCAAGGCAGCTCCAGCCAAGGCTTCAATGAAAGACTGAGCAGGCAAACCCAGGACTCCCACGA TCCGTGGTTTAGCTCCGGCTCAAGGAGAGAACACGGACAG ttgCATTGGGATCCACGGACAGACAGAGGGCATCGTAGAAGCTGTTCAGTAAAAACAGCCAGCAG ACAGACCAGTGGGCACCTCGGCTCTCTGTGTACAGGAGATGTCAAGCGGAGGCGAAAAGCAGCCCCACTCGGTTCCATTGCCCCCTCAG GAGTTGTCGGGGAGAATGCACCTCCCATTCCTGACACAAACATGGGGAACCGCATGTTGCAGAGCATGGGCTGGAGCCCCGGGATGGGTCTGGGTCCAGAGGGAAGAGGCATCACCGAGCCCGTCCGGGCCACGCAGAGACCAAAAGGCACAGGTCTTGGTTTCAACTGA